A single genomic interval of Coccidioides posadasii str. Silveira chromosome 1, complete sequence harbors:
- a CDS encoding uncharacterized protein (EggNog:ENOG410PJ96~COG:O~BUSCO:12023at33183), protein MAVRTASRSLSQVISRSQSASGVFASPPRWMIFTPRTVYTQAARIPVITSSRSRHRPTLLRQHQPVAAQMPANVPANNRTIFIQTEVTPNADALKFIPNYPVLPENFPAPFLEYLSPRSTLAAPHPSPLAAKLLNVDGVSSVFYGPDFITITKAGDANWAHIKPEVFSLITEAVTSGEQLVNTVAVAEGAHAGQEGSGEEAVEYNEEDEEVVGMINELLETRIRPAIQEDGGDIEFRGFKDGNVMLKLRGACRTCDSSTVTLKNGIESMLMHYIEEVKSVTQVIDEEEEVALKEFERFEEKLRQQKGPGATASTVGKGSLDTADA, encoded by the exons ATGGCTGTACGGACGGCATCAAGGTCGCTTTCCCAAGTGATCAGCAGATCCCAATCTGCCAGTGGAGTTTTCGCATCGCCACCACGATGGATGATTTTCACGCCCAGGACCGTGTACACCCAAGCTGCGAGAATCCCAGTGATAACGTCTTCGCGGTCACGCCACAGACCGACTCTGTTAAGACAGCATCAGCCGGTTGCTGCTCAGATGCCGGCGAATGTCCCCGCGAACAATCGGACGATTTTCATTCAGACGGAAGTCACTCCAAATGCAGAT GCTCTTAAATTCATCCCGAACTATCCCGTTCTTCCAGAAAACTTCCCGGCCCCATTCCTTGAATACCTATCTCCTCGTTCCACCCTCGCTGCGCCCCATCCATCCCCGCTCGCCGCAAAACTCCTCAACGTCGATGGCGTCTCCTCTGTTTTCTACGGTCCAGATTTCATCACGATAACTAAGGCGGGTGATGCTAACTGGGCACATATCAAACCCGAAGTATTCAGCCTCATCACGGAAGCTGTCACTTCTGGCGAGCAATTAGTAAATACTGTGGCGGTGGCGGAGGGCGCCCATGCCGGGCAGGAAGGAAGTGGGGAAGAGGCGGTGGAgtataatgaagaagatgaggaggTTGTTGGCATGATCAATGAATTGCTTGAAACGAGGATTCGTCCGGCGATTCAAGAGGATGGTGGAGATATTGAATTTAGAGGATTTAAGGATGGAAATGTGATGTTGAAGTTGAGAGGGGCATGCAGAACGTGCGATTCAAGTACGGTGACGTTAAAGAATGGGATTGAGTCGATGCTGATGCATTAT ATCGAAGAAGTCAAAAGTGTCACTCAGGTCATcgacgaggaggaagaagttGCTTTGAAGGAGTTTGAAAGGTTTGAAGAAAAGCTACGGCAGCAGAAGGGCCCCGGTGCTACTGCATCAACCGTTGGCAAGGGAAGCCTCGACACCGCGGATGCGTGA
- a CDS encoding uncharacterized protein (EggNog:ENOG410PG76~COG:T~BUSCO:1993at33183): MTPQHLRNKSAGDLIKKQPVPPPQRPTLQSRTYSAPAGELPRPRHSKQPDGIIAAIDESNPLPYAQDASGHIPNETMVSIPSQHCLPQVNMAVVGAQGVGKSTLVKYALDLKQTPIARSSVKKMSLDGTIYLVRLLEVGIHNIAVDEHGRITWPRLLGEQALPPIDGVLALFDSADPRTLTQLSQLLSALQQTSSIPFLVVACKCDTPRRSSQHDPAVLEQANRLLAGTEALQTSIRVSESYKKCISIVLRAIIVRTSDVVSEKKRPLPKNRASSGNIPSRLRPYSSRQHTRAHSETPKGTCLHAADPYLNEGVRLDSATDSNLALNVHGSRYGRSNSQPVPPRTPPGNRVNRGSSLTVDPVPEETSPGNIAHQRLRTQWRHSAGSDAFNSFLDMEDETEDSSNQLTSPSSPNAKTKPEDPGSTFDELVDRLLSMPLTKQDAKFPSIFLCLYRKFASPSQLLYSIIGRFERMENSGVPRLKRHADQLTMLNVLAQWAAEYPGDFASPKPRKRLTDFIGFLEKNMIFAFAAKEISSCLEKFVEDDDVDWAFKDEKGEPENVETFLDTSVQSSPAASVSQNTDETIQNMAALDLNEENVDHASQYSNLSMTSTLNRSGSISSQSFKMLLGTESAHREAQRLEIVPRHTLGKTQWRIFMEIPDEDFARELTRIDWVMYSAFRPRELIRHVSTSSENKEKPSSHLENVNRMIKQFNHLAYFAASMVLLRDKAKHRAQALEKFMNISLKLRQLYNYNSLGAIIAGLNGTPIYRLAQTRALVSHSVTKQFMSLVILMGTQKSHFAYRLAWENSFGERIPFLPLHLRDLVSAEEGNRTFIGDRINWRKFEIMGDVILGVQQSQKTPFPTFHINEIVRRLVLEAKFESDEEELYTRSLQVEPSAVVGGGHERHKRFNWRRN, from the exons ATGACGCCTCAGCACTTGAGGAATAAGTCGGCGGGAGATTTGATCAAGAAGCAGCCCGTCCCTCCACCACAGAGACCTACCTTGCAGAGCCGGACGTACTCTGCTCCCGCCGGCGAACTCCCCCGCCCTCGCCATTCGAAGCAGCCCGATGGTATAATTGCAGCAATCGATGAAAGCAATCCTTTGCCCTACGCCCAGGACGCTTCGGGGCATATCCCAAATGAAACCATG GTAAGCATCCCGTCACAACACTGCCTGCCTCAGGTGAACATGGCAGTTGTCGGCGCACAAGGAGTAGGGAAGTCTACGCTTGTAAAGTATGCGTTGGACCTGAAGCAGACTCCAATTGCCCGCTCGTCTGTTAAAAAGATGTCCTTGGATGGCACCATCTACCTCGTTCGACTCTTGGAGGTTGGAATCCATAACATCGCAGTTGATGAACACGGGAGAATTACATGGCCAAGGTTGCTCGGAGAACAGGCGCTGCCACCCATTGATGGGGTTCTTGCGCTGTTTGACTCCGCTGATCCTCGCACCCTTACGCAACTGTCTCAACTTCTCA GTGCGCTACAGCAGACAAGTAGTATACCTTTTCTCGTCGTGGCCTGTAAATGCGACACTCCGCGCCGCTCCTCTCAACATGACCCTGCAGTTCTCGAGCAAGCGAATCGACTTCTTGCGGGGACCGAAGCATTACAGACATCTATTCGTGTTTCAGAATCTTACAAGAAGTGCATCTCCATAGTTCTCAGGGCGATCATTGTTCGAACTTCCG ATGTAGTTTCTGAGAAGAAGCGTCCTCTTCCCAAAAATCGAGCTTCCTCTGGAAACATTCCCTCGCGCCTTCGCCCTTATTCGAGCCGCCAACACACGAGAGCACACTCCGAAACGCCCAAGGGCACCTGTTTGCACGCCGCCGATCCTTATCTTAACGAAGGAGTCCGTCTCGACTCCGCAACTGATTCAAACCTGGCTCTCAATGTACATGGTTCGAGATATGGACGGAGTAATTCGCAGCCTGTTCCACCACGGACGCCTCCGGGGAATCGGGTGAACCGTGGTTCTTCCTTAACGGTAGACCCAGTTCCTGAGGAAACCTCACCTGGAAACATCGCACACCAAAGGCTTCGTACGCAGTGGAGGCATAGTGCGGGTTCTGACGCCTTCAATTCGTTTTTGGATATGGAAGATGAAACAGAAGACTCTTCGAATCAGCTCACCAGCCCGTCAAGTCCAAATGCCAAAACAAAACCAGAGGATCCTGGCTCTACGTTCGACGAGCTAGTGGATCGGCTTTTGTCGATGCCATTGACTAAACAAGACGCAAAGTTCCCATCAATATTTCTATGCCTATACCGAAAATTTGCAAGCCCTTCTCAACTTTTATACTCGATAATCGGACGCTTTGAACGGATGGAAAACAGTGGGGTGCCTCGATTAAAACGCCATGCGGACCAATTAACCATGCTCAACGTTCTGGCTCAATGGGCTGCTGAATACCCTGGAGACTTTGCAAGTCCAAAACCCCGGAAGCGACTCACGGACTTTATTGGGTTCCTGGAAAAGAATATGATTTTCGCGTTCGCGGCGAAAGAAATTAGCTCGTGTCTCGAAAAATTCGTGGAAGACGATGATGTAGACTGGGCATTTAAGGATGAGAAAGGCGAGCCTGAAAATGTGGAGACCTTCTTAGATACTTCTGTTCAAAGCTCACCGGCGGCTTCCGTCTCCCAGAATACGGACGAGACCATTCAAAACATGGCTGCTCTGGACTTAAACGAAGAAAATGTCGACCACGCGTCTCAGTATTCTAACTTGTCAATGACGTCGACGCTCAATAGATCGGGGAGCATTTCCAGCCAGTCGTTCAAAATGCTATTGGGCACGGAATCGGCCCATCGAGAAGCGCAACGACTCGAGATAGTACCACGCCACACTTTGGGCAAAACACAATGGCGCATATTCATGGAGATACCAGACGAAGACTTTGCACGAGAGCTTACCCGTATCGACTGGGTAATGTACAGCGCCTTTAGGCCACGGGAGCTTATTCGCCACGTGAGCACGTCGTCAGAAAACAAGGAAAAGCCGTCCAGCCATTTAGAAAACGTGAATAGGATGATAAAGCAATTTAATCACCTCGCATATTTTGCCGCCAGCATGGTTTTACTTCGCGATAAAGCTAAGCATAGGGCTCAAGCATTAGAAAAgtttatgaatatttcaTTG AAATTACGCCAGCTGTATAATTATAATTCTCTAGGAGCGATCATCGCAGGGCTAAATGGCACTCCTATATATCGATTGGCACAGACTCGAGCACTCGTCTCCCACAGCGTTACGAAACAATTTATGAGTTTAGTTATTTTAATGGGCACCCAGAAGAGCCACTTCGCTTATCGCTTGGCATGGGAGAACTCGTTCGGAGAAAGAATACCGTTCCTTCCACTTCACCTTCGTGACCTGGTCTCAGCAGAAGAGGGCAATAGAACCTTTATTGGCGATCGCATCAATTGGCGTAAGTTTGAGATCATGGGCGATGTGATACTTGGAGTTCAGCAGAGCCAAAAGACCCCCTTCCCTACGTTTCATATAAATGAGATTGTGCGGCGACTGGTATTAGAGGCAAAATTTGAAAGCGATGAGGAG GAGCTATACACTCGAAGCCTTCAGGTCGAACCCTCGGCGGTGGTAGGCGGAGGGCATGAGAGGCATAAACGCTTCAACTGGCGACGAAATTGA